The Penaeus monodon isolate SGIC_2016 chromosome 5, NSTDA_Pmon_1, whole genome shotgun sequence genome window below encodes:
- the LOC119573573 gene encoding uncharacterized protein LOC119573573: MVPFNINDFISEPSLDLLVNTTLKKDDWKALAGHYKIEIRACMTKAVIKSIVIESLVNSDILPMSALSLCDNVPREENSNVSELIELRKLELRKLELEIQIGEKAGFSQQKPCFDISKHSKLIPLFDEQDPEEFFLQFEKIAESLDWPEESWAVMIQTAFTGQAKRVFTNLPKEICKDYDAVKDIILQAYDLVPEAYRQKFRNLRKLESQTYVEYAAEKERLLQRWLRSRNVQAFTDLKELILLEEFKRSVNVDIKLKSGGSEESGDQGARPSKIVKSAQWKNKIGVDKIDSLVTCFYCKQRGHVIDVCPKLAAKNVAKGVTSLTVDLVEETDVNTSSDVKSDIFETFIFTGSVASDMSSDKSYPVRILRDTASSQSVLVKASMPFVENSYTGEFVVFRGFGGTVTLPLARIFLRSDLVDRYITIGVHDYPLPVSGATLLLGNDVAGGCVVPDPIVRPVPAGVNPTESLENEYPYLFPSCAVTRSVSKRIDEETSQTNVPNFDNLTISSLFNDKEGNEEKLNSVKEVSIKSLPITRDMLIDAQRKDKDLCKYFKFVDDSQPLDSMYYLNSGVLMRKYRPVDVPATDTFTEIHQVVVPFPYRQDVISLAHDTNGGHLGVSKTYYKILRHFYWPKMKKDVSSYCKTCHYCQVAGKPNEVIPPAPLHPIPIVAQPFNHILIDCFGIPNKVQSDQGANFTSGLFQQVMNELSIKQYLSTAYHPESQGALERFHQTFKCLLRKYCVEVEKDWDEGVHMLLFALRESKQQSLGFSPFELVYGHEVRGPLKLLKESWISEEHVMPLLKYVHTFKEKLLHVRDFAMKNLLNAQGVMKEQYDKKVEVREFEPGQLVLLFLPFSKNALQSKYFGPYRIKERKGDVNYVIETPDHRRQERLVHVNLIKPYHNREAVVEHKVLVVISEAEEFCIDDPVKLNNSDILTNLNSKLQHLSSRQSEELVLLLKEFRCVCSDVPRPCRGVQHDIVLLDNSAPIKQSHYRLSPEKQKKLREEVDFLLANGLAEISDSEWASPCLVVPKADGGLRLCTDYRKINKVTRSDSFPLPRLDDVIDGIGRARFVTKIDLLKGYYQVELTENARRIAAFVTPDGLFEYKVMPFGLRNAPATFQRLINGVIRDLEGVQAYLDDLVITSDTWEEHLERLRTLLARFAEAELTINLAKSEFGHAKVIFLGHVVGGGTVAPVTAKVEAILQFPTPTDRKSLQRFLGMAGYYRRFCPNFSHVSAPLTDLISPKKLFTWTSECQESFEENTSHAYVSSSSDVS, from the exons ATGGTTCCATTTAATATAAATGATTTCATATCTGAACCTTCTCTTGATTTATTGGTGAATACTACTCTTAAAAAAGACGATTGGAAGGCACTTGCTGGTCATTATAAAATTGAAATTAGAGCTTGCATGACAAAAGCAGTGATTAAAAGTATTGTTATTGAAAGTCTAGTAAATTCAGATATTCTTCCCATGTCTGCATTATCTTTATGTGATAACGTACCTCGTGAGGAAAATAGTAACGTTTCAGAACTAATTGAATTACGAAAACTAGAGCTTAGAAAATTAGAATTAGAGATTCAGATTGGGGAAAAGGCCGGCTTTAGTCAACAAAAACCGTGCTTTGATATTAGCAAACACTCAAAATTAATTCCTCTCTTTGATGAACAAGACCCCGAGGAATTTTTCTTACAATTTGAGAAGATTGCAGAAAGCTTAGACTGGCCTGAAGAGAGCTGGGCTGTGATGATCCAAACGGCTTTTACTGGACAAGCTAAGAGAGTGTTCACTAATTTACCAAAAGAGATATGTAAAGATTATGATGCTGTGAAAGATATAATTCTTCAAGCTTATGATTTAGTCCCAGAAGCTTACAGACAGAAGTTTCGAAATCTACGAAAATTGGAGTCACAGACTTACGTAGAATATGCTGCTGAGAAAGAGAGGCTGTTACAACGCTGGTTGAGATCTAGAAATGTTCAGGCATTCACTGATTTAAAAGAGTTGATATTATTAGAGGAGTTTAAGCGCTCTGTCAATGTTGACATAAAATT GAAGTCAGGAGGTAGTGAAGAGTCAGGTGATCAGGGTGCTAGGCCTAGTAAAATTGTTAAATCTGCTcagtggaaaaataaaataggagtAGACAAGATTGATTCTTTAGTAACTTGTTTCTATTGCAAACAACGTGGCCATGTAATTGATGTGTGCCCTAAATTAGCTGCTAAAAATGTCGCTAAGGGAGTGACTTCGCTTACTGTTGATTTAGTGGAAGAGACTGATGTTAATACCTCCAGTGATGTTAAGTCTGATATTTTTGAGACGTTTATTTTCACGGGATCGGTTGCAAGTGACATGTCCTCAGATAAGAGTTACCCTGTTCGGATTTTGAGGGATACCGCTTCTTCCCAGAGTGTATTAGTTAAGGCTTCTATGCCTTTCGTGGAGAATTCATACACTGGGGAATTCGTAGTCTTTCGGGGTTTTGGAGGGACAGTCACGCTCCCGTTAGCACGGATATTTTTGCGATCAGACTTGGTTGATAGATATATCACAATTGGAGTTCACGACTATCCTCTACCTGTGAGCGGAGCAACTTTGTTACTAGGGAATGACGTAGCTGGTGGATGCGTTGTACCTGACCCGATTGTACGCCCTGTACCGGCCGGAGTGAACCCCACAGAATCCCTCGAGAATGAATATCCGTATCTCTTTCCCTCGTGTGCAGTGACTCGTAGCGTGTCTAAACGCATTGATGAGGAAACCTCTCAGACTAATGTACCTAATTTTGATAACTTGACAATTAGTTCCTTATTTAATGATAaagagggtaatgaggaaaagctAAATTCTGTGAAAGAGGTTAGTATTAAGAGTTTACCAATAACTCGTGACATGCTAATTGATGCACAGCGTAAGGATAAAGATCTATGcaaatatttcaaatttgttgacGATTCACAGCCACTCGATAGTATGTACTACTTAAATTCTGGTGTATTAATGCGGAAGTATAGACCTGTTGATGTCCCGGCAACAGACACCTTTACGGAAATTCATCAAGTAGTTGTTCCTTTTCCTTATAGACAAGATGTCATAAGTCTTGCTCATGATACTAATGGAGGTCACTTGGGAGTTTCCAAAACCTACTATAAAATTCTCAGACACTTTTACTGGCCAAAAATGAAGAAGGATGTGTCATCATATTGTAAAACGTGTCATTATTGCCAGGTTGCAGGGAAACCTAACGAAGTAATTCCCCCTGCCCCGCTTCACCCCATTCCGATAGTTGCTCAACCTTTTAACCACATCTTAATTGACTGT TTTGGGATCCCAAATAAAGTACAGTCTGATCAAGGTGCAAACTTTACATCCGGTCTCTTTCAACAAGTCATGAATGAATTATCAATTAAGCAATATTTGTCCACTGCTTATCACCCTGAATCACAAGGAGCCTTAGAGAGGTTTCATCAAACATTCAAATGTTTGTTGAGGAAATATTGTGTAGAGGTGGAGAAAGACTGGGATGAAGGTGTTCATATGTTACTGTTTGCTCTCAGGGAAAGCAAACAACAGTCTCTCGGGTTTTCTCCATTTGAACTGGTGTATGGCCATGAAGTTCGAGGTCCATTAAAGCTATTAAAAGAGAGTTGGATATCAGAGGAACATGTGATGCCATTATTAAAATATGTCCATACTTTTAAAGAGAAACTACTTCATGTTCGTGATTTTGCCATGAAAAATTTGTTAAATGCTCAAGGCGTCATGAAAGAACAATATGACAAGAAGGTTGAAGTAAGAGAATTTGAACCAGGACAGTTAGTGTtactgtttctccctttttcgaAAAATGCTTTACAATCTAAGTATTTTGGTCCCTATcgcattaaagaaagaaaaggtgatgtAAATTACGTTATAGAGACACCAGACCATAGAAGGCAGGAACGTTTAGTTCATGTAAATCTAATTAAGCCTTATCATAACAGAGAAGCAGTGGTAGAGCACAAAGTGTTAGTTGTAATCTCAGAAGCAGAAGAGTTCTGTATAGATGACCCAGTAAAGTTGAACAACAGTGACATTTTGACTAATCTTAACTCAAAATTACAGCATCTGTCATCTCGTCAATCTGAAGAGTTGGTGCTTCTCTTGAAGGAATtccggtgtgtgtgtagtgatgtccCAAGACCCTGCAGAGGTGTGCAACACGATATAGTACTGCTCGACAACTCTGCGCCCATAAAGCAGTCTCATTATCGGTTGAGCCCCGAGAAGCAAAAGAAACTTCGGGAGGAGGTGGACTTCCTTCTTGCCAACGGACTTGCGGAGATAAGCGACAGCGAGTGGGCGTCGCCTTGCCTGGTCGTCCCCAAAGCCGATGGTGGATTGCGTCTCTGCACGGACTACCGCAAAATCAACAAAGTGACTCGCTCCGATTCCTTTCCTCTACCGCGCTTGGATGATGTCATCGATGGTATTGGCAGAGCTCGGTTCGTTACAAAAATCGACTTGCTGAAGGGATACTACCAGGTGGAGCTGACGGAGAACGCCAGAAGAATAGCCGCTTTTGTCACCCCCGACGGTCTCTTCGAATACAAGGTCATGCCGTTTGGGTTGAGGAACGCCCCAGCAACTTTTCAGAGGTTGATTAATGGTGTCATTCGAGACTTGGAAGGTGTTCAAGCATACCTGGACGACCTCGTCATCACGTCGGATACATGGGAAGAACACCTTGAGCGACTTCGAACTTTACTCGCACGGTTCGCTGAGGCTGAGCTGACGATTAACCTGGCGAAGAGCGAGTTCGGGCACGCCAAAGTCATTTTCCTGGGTCACGTGGTTGGGGGAGGGACAGTGGCACCCGTCACTGCCAAAGTTGAGGCGATCTTGCAGTTCCCGACCCCGACAGACCGCAAGTCTCTGCAACGCTTTCTTGGAATGGCTGGTTACTACAGGAGGTTCTGTCCGAATTTCTCTCACGTATCTGCCCCTCTAACAGACTTGATTAGCCCTAAGAAATTATTTACTTGGACGTCAGAATGTCAAGAATCTTTCGAGGAAAATACGAGCCATGCTTACGTCTCCTCCAGTTCTGACGTCTCCTGA